The Rattus rattus isolate New Zealand chromosome 1, Rrattus_CSIRO_v1, whole genome shotgun sequence genome includes a region encoding these proteins:
- the Fsbp gene encoding fibrinogen silencer-binding protein — translation MVGKARSSNFTLSEKLDLLNLVKPYVKILEEHTNKNSVIVEKNRCWDVIAVNYNAIGVDRPPRTAQGLRSLYKRLKEYAKQELLQQKEAQSDYKSSISEPTKKVVEMIPQISSFCLVRDRNHIQSTNLDEAAQAGTSSLQVMVDHHPVAITVEVKQEEDIKPSPALVSSPQHNDALEQQEEHELMHVAEGSVSPSLSSVDMRMTSSPSSVPRRDDVFHQESGEHLRSLLRCDPQVLQMLKEEHQLILENQKKFGLYVQEKRDGLKRRQRLEEELLRAKIEVEKLRASRLRRDLPEYSSF, via the exons ATGGTAGGAAAGGCCAGATCTTCCAATTTTACCTTGTCTGAGAAGCTTGATCTGCTAAACCTTGTGAAGCCATATGTGAAAATTCTCGAAGAGCACACTAATAAAAATTCAGTCATAGTGGAAAAGAATAGATGTTGGGATGTCATAGCAGTTAACTATAATGCAATTGGAGTAGACCGCCCTCCTCGCACGGCTCAGGGCCTACGCAGCCTTTACAAAAGGCTCAAAGAATATGCCAAGCAGGAGCTATTGCAGCAAAAGGAGGCCCAGTCAGATTATAAAAGCAGTATCTCCGAGCCAACCAAGAAGGTTGTGGAGATGATTCCCCAGATTTCCAGCTTTTGCCTGGTAAGAGACAGGAACCACATACAAAg TACAAACTTGGATGAGGCTGCCCAAGCTGGTACCAGTTCACTGCAGGTGATGGTGGATCACCATCCTGTTGCTATCACTGTAGAGGTGAAACAAGAAGAGGACATTAAACCGTCTCCTGCCCTGGTTTCAAGTCCTCAACACAATGATGCTTTAGAGCAACAAGAAGAACATGAATTAATGCATGTTGCGGAAGGATCCGTGTCGCCATCACTCTCTTCTGTTGATATGAGAATGACATCATCTCCATCTTCTGTCCCCAGGAGAGATGATGTTTTTCATCAGGAAAGTGGAGAACACTTGAGGTCTCTGCTAAGATGTGACCCTCAGGTCCTGCAGATGTTGAAAGAGGAACATCAGTTAAttttagaaaatcaaaagaaatttgGATTATATGTTCAGGAGAAGAGGGATGGATTGAAGAGGAGGCAGcggctggaggaggagctgctaAGAGCCAAGATTGAAGTGGAGAAGCTGAGAGCAAGTCGCTTACGGCGGGACCTGCCTGAGTATAGTAGTTTCTAA